A window of the Camelus dromedarius isolate mCamDro1 chromosome 5, mCamDro1.pat, whole genome shotgun sequence genome harbors these coding sequences:
- the IVD gene encoding isovaleryl-CoA dehydrogenase, mitochondrial, translated as MATAAWLLGRRVANWRLQPLLQPLAGLITQRANSLLPVDDAINGLSEEQKLLRQTISKFLQEHLAPQAQEIDRSNEFKNLREFWKQLGNLGVLGITAPVQYGGSGLGYLEHVLVMEEVSRASGAVGLSYGAHSNLCLNQIVRNGNEAQKEKYLPKLISGEYIGALAMSEPNAGSDVVSMKLKAEKKGDHYILNGNKFWVTNGPDADVFVIYAKTDLAVVPASQGITAFIVEKGMPGFSTSKKLDKLGMRGSNTCELIFEDCKVPAANILGHPNKGVYVLMSGLDLERLVLAGGPLGLMQAVLDHTIPYLHMREAFGQKIGHFQLMQGKMADMYTRLMACRQYVYNVAKACDEGHCTAKDCAGVILYSAECATQVALDGIQCLGGNGYINDFPMGRFLRDAKLYEIGAGTSEVRRLIIGRAFNADFH; from the exons ATGGCGACTGCAGCTTGGTTACTGGGGCGGCGCGTGGCGAACTGGAGGCTGCAGCCGCTACTGCAGCCGCTCGCCGGCTTGATTACCCAGCGGGCCAACTCTCTGTTGCCTGTGGACGACGCGATCAATGGGTTAAGCGAGGAGCAGAAGCTG cTTCGTCAGACCATTTCTAAGTTTCTTCAGGAGCACCTAGCCCCCCAGGCCCAGGAGATTGATCGAAGCAATGAATTCAAGAACCTGCGA GAGTTTTGGAAGCAGCTGGGGAACCTTGGAGTCTTGGGCATCACAGCCCCTG ttcagTATGGCGGCTCCGGCCTGGGCTACCTGGAGCACGTGCTGGTGATGGAGGAGGTGTCCCGAGCCTCTGGAGCAGTGGGCCTCAGTTATGGTGcccactccaacctctgcctcaaCCAGATTGTGCGTAACGGGAATGAGGCCCAGAAGGAGAAGTACCTCCCCAAG CTAATCAGCGGTGAATACATCGGAGCCCTGGCCATGAGTGAGCCCAATGCTGGCTCTGATGTTGTCTCCATGAAgctaaaagcagaaaagaaag GAGATCACTACATCTTGAATGGCAACAAATTCTGGGTCACCAATGGCCCCGATGCTGACGTCTTTGTTATCTACGCCAAGACAGATCTGGCTGTTGTGCCAGCTTCTCAGGGCATCACAGCCTTCATTGTGGAGAAG GGGATGCCTGGCTTCAGCACCTCCAAGAAGCTGGACAAGCTGGGGATGAGAGGCTCTAACACCTGTGAGCTAATCTTCGAGGACTGCAAGGTTCCTG CTGCCAACATCCTGGGTCATCCAAATAAGGGCGTCTACGTGCTGATGAGTGGGCTGGACCTGGAGCGGCTGGTGCTGGCTGGTGGGCCCCTTGG GCTCATGCAGGCCGTCCTCGACCACACCATTCCCTACCTGCACATGAGGGAGGCCTTTGGCCAGAAGATCGGCCACTTCCAG CTGATGCAGGGGAAGATGGCAGACATGTACACCCGCCTCATGGCCTGTCGGCAGTACGTCTACAATGTCGCCAAGGCCTGTGATGAGGGCCACTGCACCGCCAAG GACTGCGCCGGTGTGATTCTTTATTCAGCCGAGTGCGCCACACAGGTGGCCCTGGACGGCATTCAGTGTTTGG GTGGCAATGGCTACATCAATGACTTTCCCATGGGCCGCTTTCTGCGAGACGCCAAGCTATATGAGATTGGGGCTGGGACCAGTGAGGTGAGGCGGCTAATCATCGGCAGAGCCTTCAACGCAGACTTCCACTAA